In the Paenibacillus pabuli genome, one interval contains:
- the trmFO gene encoding FADH(2)-oxidizing methylenetetrahydrofolate--tRNA-(uracil(54)-C(5))-methyltransferase TrmFO — MILTNEQVVTVIGAGLAGTEAAWQIASRGVRVKLYEMRPVVKTPAHHTDKFAELVCSNSLRANGLTNAVGVLKEEMRMLNSLVLGAADRNAVPAGGALAVDRDGFSGEITSTLHQHPLIEVVNEELTSLPEDGIVVVATGPLTSPALSEQIKALMGEEYFYFYDAAAPIIEKDSIDMNKVYLASRYDKGEAAYLNCPMTEEEFDIFYDALITAEVAQLKEFEKEIYFEGCMPIEVMMKRGKQTALFGPMKPVGLINPHTGELPHAVVQLRQDNAAGTLYNLVGFQTHLKWGEQKRVFSLIPGLENAEFVRYGVMHRNTFINSPKLLRPTYQFKERPNLFFAGQMTGVEGYVESAASGLIAGMNAAKAALGQELVVLPVETTLGSMAQYITTADFKHFQPMNANFGLLPKLETKIRNKKEKNEALAQRALDGIARFAVAEGLTVPGRV, encoded by the coding sequence ATGATTTTGACGAATGAACAAGTAGTAACGGTAATTGGTGCTGGGCTGGCAGGAACGGAAGCAGCTTGGCAAATTGCAAGTCGCGGTGTACGTGTGAAGCTATATGAGATGAGACCGGTTGTAAAAACACCGGCTCATCATACCGATAAATTTGCAGAACTGGTGTGCAGCAATTCGCTGCGTGCCAACGGTTTGACCAATGCAGTTGGTGTACTGAAGGAAGAAATGAGAATGCTGAACTCCCTGGTACTGGGTGCAGCCGATCGAAATGCAGTTCCGGCGGGAGGGGCACTTGCTGTTGACCGCGATGGATTCTCGGGAGAGATCACTTCCACGCTTCATCAGCATCCACTCATCGAGGTGGTCAATGAAGAACTGACATCCTTGCCAGAGGATGGTATCGTTGTTGTTGCTACCGGCCCACTGACTTCACCTGCATTATCGGAACAAATCAAGGCGCTGATGGGCGAGGAATACTTCTATTTCTACGACGCAGCTGCTCCGATTATTGAAAAAGACTCCATTGACATGAACAAGGTATACCTTGCTTCCCGCTATGATAAAGGAGAGGCAGCTTACCTGAACTGTCCGATGACAGAAGAAGAGTTTGATATCTTCTATGATGCTCTGATTACGGCAGAGGTTGCCCAATTAAAAGAGTTTGAAAAGGAAATTTACTTCGAAGGCTGCATGCCAATTGAAGTCATGATGAAGCGAGGTAAACAAACGGCTCTGTTTGGTCCGATGAAACCTGTTGGTCTCATTAACCCGCATACAGGGGAGTTGCCACACGCAGTGGTACAGCTCAGACAGGATAACGCAGCAGGAACCCTGTATAACCTGGTTGGATTCCAGACCCATCTGAAATGGGGAGAACAGAAACGGGTATTTTCTCTAATTCCGGGTCTGGAGAATGCGGAGTTTGTACGTTATGGTGTTATGCACCGCAATACGTTCATTAATTCTCCAAAATTGCTGCGTCCGACGTATCAGTTCAAGGAACGTCCAAATCTGTTCTTTGCAGGACAAATGACAGGTGTGGAAGGGTATGTTGAATCTGCGGCTTCAGGTCTCATTGCGGGTATGAATGCAGCCAAAGCGGCACTTGGACAGGAACTTGTAGTATTGCCTGTAGAGACAACGCTGGGCAGTATGGCACAGTATATTACTACGGCTGACTTCAAACACTTCCAACCGATGAATGCAAACTTTGGTTTGCTGCCAAAATTGGAGACGAAGATCCGTAACAAAAAAGAAAAAAATGAAGCTCTTGCACAGCGCGCTTTGGATGGTATTGCCCGTTTTGCTGTTGCAGAAGGTCTAACCGTTCCGGGACGCGTATAA